One segment of Micromonospora parathelypteridis DNA contains the following:
- a CDS encoding EamA family transporter, whose product MSSPPPSAAAAVGRRADVTPTLIWTALIVVYLLWGSTYLAIRITVETLPPLLSAALRFAVAGLILAVVLRLRRGPGALRVDRRQLASAALVGVLLLAGGNGLVVLAESGPPGVALPSGIAALLVATVPLLVVLLRAATGDRPPIWTFAGVSLGFVGLVLLVLPAGSSDAVPLVGALTVVAGAVSWSVGSFLSGRIRMPADPFVATVYEMLAGALVLAVIAAGRGELSDFHPAAVSTRSWLALVYLMVAGSLVAFTAYVWLLHNAPISLVSTYAYVNPAVAVALGALLVAEPITAQVLLGGAVIVAGVALVVSTERPRRAGAGSRSGASPVSSRR is encoded by the coding sequence ATGAGCTCACCTCCACCGAGCGCCGCAGCCGCCGTCGGCCGCCGCGCTGATGTCACGCCCACCCTGATCTGGACCGCTCTGATCGTGGTCTACCTCCTCTGGGGGTCCACCTACCTGGCCATCCGGATCACCGTGGAGACGCTGCCTCCGCTGCTGTCGGCCGCCCTGCGCTTCGCCGTCGCCGGCCTGATTCTGGCGGTGGTGCTGCGGCTGCGCCGAGGCCCCGGCGCACTGCGGGTGGACCGGCGACAGCTCGCCTCGGCCGCGCTGGTCGGGGTGCTCCTGCTCGCCGGCGGCAACGGCCTGGTGGTGCTCGCCGAATCCGGGCCGCCCGGAGTGGCGCTCCCGTCCGGGATCGCCGCGCTGCTGGTGGCGACCGTGCCGTTGCTCGTGGTGTTGTTGCGCGCCGCCACCGGGGACCGCCCGCCGATCTGGACGTTCGCCGGGGTCTCCCTGGGCTTCGTCGGCCTCGTCCTGCTGGTGCTACCCGCCGGCAGTTCGGACGCGGTACCGCTGGTCGGGGCGTTGACCGTCGTGGCGGGGGCAGTTTCCTGGTCGGTCGGGTCGTTCCTGTCCGGCCGGATCCGGATGCCCGCCGACCCTTTCGTGGCCACGGTGTACGAGATGCTGGCCGGCGCGCTGGTGCTGGCCGTCATCGCCGCCGGTCGGGGCGAGCTGAGTGATTTTCACCCCGCGGCGGTCAGCACCCGGTCGTGGCTGGCGCTGGTCTACCTGATGGTGGCGGGCTCGCTGGTGGCCTTCACCGCGTACGTCTGGCTCCTGCACAACGCGCCCATCTCGCTGGTGTCGACGTACGCCTACGTCAACCCGGCGGTCGCGGTGGCGCTCGGCGCGCTGCTGGTGGCCGAGCCGATCACTGCGCAGGTGCTGCTCGGTGGCGCGGTCATCGTCGCCGGGGTCGCTCTGGTGGTGAGCACCGAACGGCCCCGCCGGGCGGGCGCCG
- a CDS encoding LppU/SCO3897 family protein — MTTYGPAGSDQPDDPYQRPPAEDPTRQQWGPPSSDAEPPTTPMWAPPPAQPEPPTAPMWAPPPTSGPGYPPPGPFPPAGPMPPAGPMPPAGPMPPPGPMPGQPPTPWGQPPPGGYGMPPVAPVKKTGRKVALIIALVVLLVLCPCLGLAGWAVWRVADANGDDARTPSTSAPAVPPALPRDVPRSAAPTPDEEFATGDCLVNEGTEDDAELRKVPCGPNTYQVLLRIPATTDGDRCESLAPQATANYVHDNSIDLFDYVLCLKER, encoded by the coding sequence ATGACGACCTACGGACCAGCGGGTTCCGACCAACCGGACGACCCGTACCAGCGCCCGCCCGCCGAGGATCCGACCCGACAACAGTGGGGTCCGCCGTCGAGCGATGCCGAGCCGCCGACCACACCGATGTGGGCACCGCCGCCGGCCCAACCGGAGCCGCCGACCGCACCGATGTGGGCACCGCCGCCCACCTCGGGCCCGGGTTACCCGCCGCCCGGGCCGTTCCCGCCCGCCGGGCCGATGCCGCCAGCCGGGCCAATGCCGCCCGCTGGGCCGATGCCGCCGCCTGGGCCGATGCCGGGTCAGCCGCCCACGCCGTGGGGTCAGCCGCCGCCTGGCGGCTACGGGATGCCGCCCGTCGCGCCGGTGAAGAAGACCGGCCGCAAGGTCGCTCTCATCATCGCGCTGGTGGTGCTGCTCGTGCTCTGCCCGTGCCTCGGCCTGGCCGGCTGGGCGGTCTGGAGGGTCGCCGACGCCAACGGTGACGACGCGCGTACGCCGTCGACGAGCGCGCCGGCGGTCCCGCCCGCCCTGCCGAGGGACGTGCCGAGGTCGGCCGCGCCGACCCCGGACGAGGAGTTCGCCACCGGCGACTGCCTGGTGAACGAGGGCACCGAGGACGACGCGGAGCTGCGCAAGGTGCCGTGCGGTCCGAACACCTATCAGGTGCTACTGCGGATCCCGGCGACGACCGACGGGGACCGGTGCGAGTCGCTCGCGCCGCAGGCAACCGCGAACTACGTGCACGACAACTCGATCGACCTGTTCGACTACGTGCTCTGCCTGAAAGAGCGGTAG
- a CDS encoding ATP-binding protein encodes MDPVRNPYAPGAGQRPPELAGRGRELDVFDIVLERIARGRPERSLMLTGLRGVGKTVLLNTLRSQAINRLWGSGKIEARPDQSLRRPVAAALHMAVRELAPRHRAPDRIDTFLGVLKAFAQRSAPTGRAGAAPKLRERWQPGIDVPAASGRADSGDIEIDLVELLSDAAAVASDVGTGIAIFIDEMQDLGPEDVSALCAACHELSQLGAPLIVVGAGLPHLPAVLSAAKSYSERLFRYQRIDRLDRIAADHALCAPAEREEVEYEQKALDLLYEKSGGYPYFVQAYGKATWDHAPRSPITAADVRVAAPEAEAELAVGFFGSRFERATPAEREYMRAMATMSAVEDDSGAVVRDDMDAAVPTAEIARALGRKPASLSPARDALIKKGLIYSGERGTVAFTVPHFGRYLRTQPA; translated from the coding sequence GTGGATCCGGTCCGCAACCCGTACGCGCCGGGCGCCGGCCAGCGTCCGCCCGAACTCGCCGGGCGGGGGCGGGAGCTGGACGTCTTCGACATCGTGCTCGAACGCATCGCACGCGGGCGACCCGAACGCAGCCTGATGCTCACCGGGCTGCGCGGCGTCGGCAAGACGGTTCTGCTCAACACTCTCCGGTCGCAGGCGATCAACCGCCTCTGGGGCAGCGGCAAGATCGAGGCACGTCCGGACCAGTCGTTGCGTCGCCCGGTCGCCGCCGCGCTGCACATGGCGGTCCGCGAGCTCGCCCCCCGACACCGCGCGCCCGATCGGATCGACACGTTCCTCGGCGTCCTCAAGGCGTTCGCCCAACGGTCCGCCCCGACCGGCCGGGCCGGTGCCGCCCCGAAGCTGCGCGAACGGTGGCAGCCCGGCATCGACGTGCCCGCGGCCAGCGGTCGGGCCGACTCCGGCGACATCGAAATCGACCTGGTCGAGCTGCTCAGTGACGCCGCCGCGGTGGCCAGCGACGTCGGCACCGGCATCGCCATCTTCATCGACGAGATGCAGGATCTCGGCCCGGAGGACGTGTCGGCGCTCTGCGCCGCCTGCCACGAGCTGTCCCAGCTCGGCGCGCCACTGATCGTCGTCGGCGCGGGACTGCCGCACCTGCCGGCGGTGCTCAGCGCCGCCAAGTCGTACTCCGAACGGTTGTTCCGCTACCAACGCATCGACCGGCTCGACCGGATCGCCGCCGACCACGCGCTCTGCGCGCCCGCCGAGCGCGAGGAGGTCGAGTACGAGCAGAAGGCACTCGACCTGCTCTACGAGAAGTCCGGTGGCTACCCCTACTTCGTTCAGGCGTACGGCAAGGCGACCTGGGACCACGCGCCGCGCTCGCCGATCACCGCCGCCGACGTGCGGGTCGCCGCGCCCGAGGCGGAAGCCGAGTTGGCGGTCGGGTTCTTCGGCTCCCGGTTCGAGCGGGCCACCCCCGCCGAACGCGAGTACATGCGGGCGATGGCCACGATGTCCGCGGTCGAGGACGACTCCGGAGCGGTGGTCCGCGACGACATGGACGCCGCGGTGCCCACCGCCGAGATCGCCCGCGCCCTCGGCCGCAAACCCGCCAGCCTCTCCCCGGCCCGGGACGCGCTGATCAAGAAGGGGCTGATCTACTCCGGTGAGCGGGGCACGGTCGCCTTCACGGTCCCGCACTTCGGCCGGTACCTGCGGACACAGCCAGCCTGA
- a CDS encoding GNAT family N-acetyltransferase: MTTLRLRPEDPADAGPVRRVLAAAFARPDVATPPEVSLVDELRGTAAWLPELAMVAEYGGEVVGYALLTRVRVRPEQGSDVPVLALGPVAVAPHRQRVGHGTAVVQASLDACTELGERLVVVLGDPAFYRRFGFSPATELGLTGPWAGLGEPWQALVLPPSTSEEGPPPSGEVLFPAPWSKV; the protein is encoded by the coding sequence GTGACCACGCTGCGGCTACGCCCTGAGGACCCGGCCGACGCCGGCCCGGTACGCCGCGTGCTGGCCGCCGCCTTCGCCCGTCCGGACGTGGCGACGCCGCCGGAGGTGAGCCTTGTCGACGAGCTGCGCGGCACCGCCGCCTGGCTGCCGGAGCTGGCCATGGTCGCCGAGTACGGCGGTGAGGTGGTCGGGTACGCGCTGCTGACCCGGGTGCGGGTGCGGCCGGAGCAGGGCTCGGACGTTCCCGTTCTGGCGCTCGGCCCGGTGGCGGTCGCGCCGCACCGACAGCGCGTCGGGCACGGCACGGCGGTCGTGCAGGCCTCCCTGGACGCCTGCACCGAGCTGGGTGAGCGGCTGGTCGTGGTCCTCGGTGACCCGGCCTTCTACCGCCGATTCGGCTTCAGTCCTGCGACTGAGCTGGGCCTGACCGGGCCGTGGGCCGGTCTCGGTGAGCCCTGGCAGGCGTTGGTGCTGCCACCGTCCACCAGCGAGGAGGGGCCCCCGCCGAGCGGCGAGGTGCTCTTTCCGGCGCCCTGGTCGAAGGTCTGA
- a CDS encoding DoxX family protein encodes MTPVRSLARAMLSGIFVVSGYRNFRSPARLAVAARPVTDKVAPILKKAHPSFPTETETLIRLNAAVQVTAGLMMATGRFSRPAALVLAGTLVPVTIAGHPFWNNDDPTAKNNNQIHALKNLGLLGGLLLAATDTGGKPGLRWRTGHRIGHSRRSVQRAVRTARREARIAVRSASTARRLPG; translated from the coding sequence ATGACGCCCGTACGCTCCCTCGCCCGCGCCATGCTGAGCGGCATCTTCGTGGTCAGCGGGTATCGCAACTTCCGCAGCCCGGCTCGGCTGGCAGTGGCCGCCAGGCCGGTGACCGACAAGGTCGCACCGATCCTGAAGAAGGCACATCCGAGCTTCCCCACCGAAACCGAGACGTTGATCCGGCTCAACGCGGCGGTGCAGGTCACCGCTGGGCTGATGATGGCCACCGGGCGGTTCAGCCGACCCGCCGCGCTGGTCCTCGCCGGCACGCTGGTGCCGGTGACCATCGCCGGGCATCCCTTCTGGAACAACGACGACCCGACCGCCAAGAACAACAACCAGATCCACGCGTTGAAGAACCTCGGTCTGCTCGGCGGTCTCCTGCTGGCCGCAACCGACACCGGTGGCAAGCCCGGTCTGCGTTGGCGGACCGGTCACCGCATCGGCCATTCTCGACGTTCCGTGCAGCGCGCCGTCCGTACCGCCCGACGCGAGGCCCGGATCGCCGTCCGATCCGCGTCCACCGCACGCCGACTCCCCGGCTGA
- a CDS encoding glycosyltransferase 87 family protein encodes MPTAVGSRADRLAPIQRVTRRIDRRNVVRGAIVAAVAYAAWLAIGAFGRPYNFFDMKIYHGAVVWWASGHELYEFIAPGTTLGFTYPPFGGLVMLPMAQLPIGMAGMVNAFASIAALALVLAGLLRPIVDRLGWPLWFTVAVAVPLAVAIEPGRETLGYGQVNILLFALIMADLIGLRWRSRRGTHYAATDGPLLRFLYGGAWAGAGIGLATAVKLTPALFIAYLLITRQWRVAATAIGTTIGVTVATFAIVGDESRTYFGSVLWQTERVGAADMTPNQSLAGLLARLYDSIETPGLLWLAFSVLILALGLSRAASSRADGDELTAFTLVGLTANVISPISWTHHLVWVIPAIIVLADAAVRRREASRGIPQRTGQGPAFGGLSGVNGLRPPIWYPTLTGLRHGVAAIGLYLLFLISPIWPYEHQLPEMSHYQDGLFGALMENSLALALIVLVAALPWRPGAEPAFYGDRLARAVVVNNRR; translated from the coding sequence ATGCCGACGGCTGTCGGTAGTCGGGCGGACCGCCTCGCCCCAATCCAACGCGTGACGCGTCGGATCGATCGCAGGAACGTCGTACGGGGTGCCATCGTGGCCGCCGTCGCCTACGCCGCATGGCTCGCCATCGGTGCCTTCGGGCGGCCGTACAACTTCTTCGACATGAAGATCTACCACGGTGCCGTGGTGTGGTGGGCGAGCGGTCACGAGCTCTACGAGTTCATCGCGCCCGGGACCACCCTCGGTTTCACCTACCCGCCGTTCGGCGGGCTGGTCATGTTGCCGATGGCGCAGCTCCCGATCGGCATGGCCGGCATGGTCAACGCCTTCGCCAGCATCGCCGCGCTGGCGCTGGTGCTGGCCGGGCTGCTCCGCCCCATCGTGGACCGGCTGGGGTGGCCACTGTGGTTCACGGTGGCCGTGGCGGTGCCGCTCGCGGTCGCCATCGAGCCAGGTCGGGAGACTCTCGGCTACGGCCAGGTCAACATCCTGCTGTTCGCGCTGATCATGGCTGACCTGATCGGCCTTCGCTGGCGCTCCCGCCGGGGCACCCACTACGCCGCGACCGACGGCCCACTGCTGCGCTTCCTCTACGGGGGAGCCTGGGCCGGCGCCGGCATCGGCCTGGCCACCGCGGTCAAGCTCACTCCGGCACTGTTCATCGCCTACCTGCTGATCACCCGCCAGTGGCGGGTCGCGGCCACCGCCATCGGCACCACGATCGGCGTGACGGTGGCGACCTTCGCGATCGTCGGCGACGAGTCGCGGACGTACTTCGGCAGCGTGCTCTGGCAGACCGAACGGGTCGGCGCGGCGGACATGACACCCAACCAGTCACTCGCCGGCCTGCTCGCCCGCCTGTACGACTCGATCGAGACCCCCGGGCTGCTCTGGCTCGCCTTCTCGGTGCTGATCCTGGCGCTGGGCCTGTCCCGAGCGGCCAGTTCCCGCGCCGATGGTGACGAGCTGACCGCGTTCACGCTTGTCGGTCTGACCGCGAACGTGATCAGCCCGATCTCCTGGACGCACCACCTGGTCTGGGTGATCCCGGCGATCATCGTGCTGGCCGACGCCGCCGTGCGCCGCCGGGAGGCGAGCCGGGGGATTCCCCAGCGCACCGGCCAGGGCCCGGCGTTCGGAGGGCTGTCCGGGGTCAACGGGCTCCGCCCGCCGATCTGGTACCCCACGCTGACCGGGCTCCGCCACGGCGTCGCCGCGATCGGGCTCTACCTGCTCTTCCTGATCTCGCCGATCTGGCCGTACGAGCACCAACTGCCGGAGATGTCGCACTACCAGGACGGTCTCTTCGGAGCCCTGATGGAAAACTCGCTGGCACTCGCGCTGATCGTGCTGGTCGCCGCACTGCCGTGGCGCCCGGGTGCGGAGCCGGCGTTCTACGGCGACCGGCTCGCCAGAGCTGTGGTGGTCAACAACCGCCGCTGA
- a CDS encoding molybdenum cofactor biosynthesis protein MoaE, whose product MTAPTITFGEITDQPLDLATHEAAVADRRAGAVVSFQGVVRDHDHGRQVTSLEYEGHPSAAQVLREVAAEIAAEPDVYAVAVSHRVGPLEIGDVALVAAVSTAHRAAAFAACARLVDEVKARLPIWKRQVFTDGTEEWVNCP is encoded by the coding sequence ATGACCGCACCGACGATCACCTTCGGCGAGATCACCGATCAGCCGCTCGACCTCGCCACACACGAGGCGGCGGTCGCCGACCGCCGGGCCGGCGCCGTGGTGTCCTTCCAGGGCGTGGTCCGCGACCACGACCACGGGCGTCAGGTCACGAGCCTGGAGTACGAAGGGCACCCGAGCGCCGCGCAGGTTCTGCGCGAGGTGGCCGCCGAGATCGCCGCAGAGCCCGACGTCTACGCGGTGGCGGTCTCGCACCGGGTCGGCCCGCTGGAGATCGGTGACGTGGCGCTGGTCGCCGCGGTGAGCACCGCGCACCGGGCGGCGGCCTTCGCGGCCTGCGCCCGGCTCGTCGACGAGGTCAAGGCGCGCCTGCCGATCTGGAAGCGGCAGGTCTTCACCGATGGCACCGAGGAATGGGTCAACTGCCCCTGA
- a CDS encoding molybdopterin molybdotransferase MoeA: MSTETAPTADRIAAPPPAGWEEARSRVYAVGLAAALPAVARALLDADGSTLAEPLTTRTDLPAFPTSSVDGWAVRGDGPWRVVGRVLAGSTPAPLTEDDTTVEIATGAMVPEGATAVLRVEESAASTTGLISGTPRETPEWRKPGEEAYADEELLPVGTPVDPAVIGLAASCGHDTLRVRRAPRAALLVFGDELLTAGPPGAGRVRDALGPTVPAWLRRYGCQVRPSDVVGPVADTLPAHVAALRSALASADLVCTTGGTMNGPVDHLHPTLEALGADYVVNTVAVRPGFPMLLARVAGDDGRIRFVAGLPGNPQSAIVALVSLVAPLLAGLQGRSMPVLPQATLAEAVPGRGDHTHLALVRLDRVAGTAFPVRHVGSAMLRGLAGADGFAVIRPGTRGEPGDRVPIVPLPLLPGERAS, translated from the coding sequence GTGAGCACGGAAACCGCACCCACCGCGGATCGGATCGCCGCACCCCCGCCAGCCGGCTGGGAGGAAGCGCGTTCGCGGGTCTACGCGGTCGGTCTGGCCGCCGCGCTACCCGCCGTCGCCCGAGCACTGCTCGACGCCGACGGGTCGACCCTGGCCGAGCCGTTGACCACCCGCACCGACCTGCCCGCCTTCCCGACCTCCAGCGTGGACGGCTGGGCGGTGCGCGGCGACGGCCCGTGGCGGGTCGTCGGCCGGGTGTTGGCGGGCAGCACGCCCGCGCCGCTCACCGAGGACGACACGACAGTTGAGATCGCCACCGGGGCCATGGTCCCCGAGGGCGCCACCGCCGTGCTCCGCGTCGAGGAGTCCGCCGCATCCACCACCGGCCTGATCAGCGGCACTCCCCGGGAGACGCCGGAGTGGCGCAAGCCCGGTGAGGAGGCGTACGCCGACGAGGAGCTGTTGCCGGTCGGCACGCCGGTCGACCCCGCGGTGATCGGCCTGGCCGCCTCCTGCGGGCACGACACGCTGCGGGTCCGGCGGGCGCCGCGCGCTGCGCTGCTGGTCTTCGGCGACGAGCTGCTGACCGCGGGTCCGCCCGGGGCCGGTCGGGTCCGGGACGCGCTCGGCCCCACGGTGCCGGCGTGGCTGCGGCGGTACGGCTGCCAGGTCCGCCCGTCCGACGTGGTCGGCCCGGTGGCCGACACGCTGCCCGCGCACGTGGCGGCCCTGCGCTCGGCGCTGGCCAGCGCCGACCTGGTGTGCACCACCGGCGGCACGATGAACGGCCCGGTCGACCACCTGCACCCGACCCTGGAGGCGCTCGGCGCCGACTACGTGGTCAACACGGTGGCCGTCCGTCCGGGCTTCCCGATGCTGCTGGCCCGGGTGGCCGGCGACGACGGGCGGATCCGGTTCGTGGCCGGGCTGCCGGGCAACCCGCAGTCCGCCATCGTCGCGCTGGTGTCGCTCGTCGCCCCGCTGCTCGCCGGCCTGCAGGGCCGCTCGATGCCGGTGTTGCCGCAGGCCACGTTGGCCGAGGCGGTGCCCGGCCGGGGTGACCACACCCACCTGGCGCTGGTCCGGCTGGACCGGGTCGCCGGCACCGCGTTCCCGGTGCGGCACGTCGGCTCGGCGATGCTGCGCGGCCTGGCCGGCGCGGACGGGTTCGCCGTCATCCGACCCGGCACCAGGGGCGAGCCGGGCGACCGGGTGCCGATCGTGCCGTTGCCATTGCTTCCCGGGGAGCGTGCGTCATGA
- a CDS encoding MogA/MoaB family molybdenum cofactor biosynthesis protein, which yields MIRARVIVASNRAAAGVYADTSGPLLVAGLRELGCQVDEPVVVPDGEPVGAALLDARADGVDVVLTSGGTGVTPSDRTPDVTRVLLDYEIPGIAEAIRAHSRDRVPTSVLSRGLAGVAGRMLVVNLPGSTGGARDGLAVLGPILGHTVDQLRGGDH from the coding sequence GTGATCCGGGCCCGGGTGATCGTCGCGTCCAACCGCGCCGCGGCCGGTGTCTACGCCGACACCAGCGGTCCGCTGCTCGTCGCCGGCCTGCGTGAGCTGGGGTGCCAGGTCGACGAGCCGGTGGTGGTGCCCGACGGTGAGCCGGTCGGCGCCGCCCTGCTGGACGCCCGCGCCGACGGGGTCGACGTGGTGCTGACCAGCGGTGGCACCGGGGTGACTCCGTCGGATCGCACACCCGACGTGACCCGGGTTCTGCTGGATTACGAGATCCCCGGCATCGCCGAGGCGATCCGCGCACACAGTCGCGACCGGGTGCCCACCTCGGTGCTGTCCCGAGGCCTGGCCGGTGTCGCCGGCCGGATGCTGGTGGTCAACCTGCCCGGCTCGACCGGCGGCGCCCGGGACGGGCTGGCAGTGCTCGGGCCGATCCTCGGGCACACCGTCGACCAGCTCCGCGGCGGGGACCACTGA
- the moaC gene encoding cyclic pyranopterin monophosphate synthase MoaC produces MTEPAQLSHVDRAGAARMVDVSAKAVTGRLAVAAGRLRTTPEVIDLLHRDGLPKGDALAVGRMAGIMGAKRTPDLIPLCHPIALHGVTVDLRLTADTVEITATARTADRTGVEMEALTAVAVAGLALIDMVKAVDPAASVDAVRVLRKEGGKTGEWVRPEDRP; encoded by the coding sequence GTGACCGAACCCGCGCAGCTCAGCCACGTCGACCGCGCCGGCGCGGCCCGCATGGTCGACGTCTCCGCCAAGGCGGTGACGGGCCGACTTGCCGTCGCGGCCGGCCGTCTGCGGACCACGCCCGAGGTCATCGACCTGTTGCACCGCGACGGTCTGCCCAAGGGCGATGCGCTGGCGGTCGGTCGAATGGCCGGGATCATGGGGGCCAAGCGCACCCCTGACCTGATTCCGCTCTGCCACCCGATCGCCCTGCACGGCGTCACCGTCGACCTGCGGTTGACCGCCGACACCGTGGAGATCACGGCCACCGCCCGCACGGCGGACCGGACCGGGGTGGAGATGGAGGCACTCACGGCGGTCGCCGTCGCAGGCCTCGCTCTGATCGACATGGTCAAGGCGGTCGACCCGGCGGCCTCGGTGGACGCGGTGCGGGTGCTGCGCAAGGAAGGCGGCAAGACCGGCGAGTGGGTCCGGCCGGAGGACCGGCCGTGA